One Cucumis sativus cultivar 9930 chromosome 1, Cucumber_9930_V3, whole genome shotgun sequence DNA segment encodes these proteins:
- the LOC101207326 gene encoding CRAL-TRIO domain-containing protein C3H8.02 isoform X1 has protein sequence MAVRLSLTLRHPLLPTSYPIPVRATQFRRFAVQNCVSDSDDSRKLVLEVKEKLEREYSSLPLGRNGRDDEEMILWFLKDRKFSVEDTVAKLTRAINWRREFGVDELSEDKVKEMAETGKAFIHDFLDVNDRPVLLVVASKHLPAIHDPVEDEKLCVFYVEKALSKLPPGKEEILGIVDLRGFRTENADLRFLTFLFDVFYFYYPKRLGQVLFVEAPSVFRPLWQLTKPLLKSYSSLVRFCSVDTIKKEYFTEATLPAIFKD, from the exons ATGGCGGTACGTCTAAGCCTCACTCTACGCCACCCGCTTCTTCCCACCAGTTATCCAATTCCAGTCAGAGCTACTCAATTCCGCAGATTCGCAGTTCAGAATTGCGTCTCCGATTCCGATGACTCTCGCAAG CTTGTCTTGGAAGTGAAGGAGAAACTCGAAAGAGAATATTCTAGTCTTCCTCTTGGTCGGAATGGAAGGGACGACGAAGAGATGATCCTCTGGTTTCTGAAGGACCGAAAGTTTTCTGTTGAAGACACGGTTGCAAAATTAACAAGAGCTATT AACTGGCGTCGGGAATTTGGAGTAGATGAATTGTCTGAagataaagtaaaagaaatggCTGAAACTGGGAAGGCATTCATCCATGATTTTCTTGATGTCAACGACCGGCCAGTACTCCTTGTCGTGGCTTCCAAGCATTTACCTGCA ATCCATGATCCTGTTGAGGATGAGAAATTGTGTGTGTTCTATGTAGAGAAGGCACTGAGCAAGCTTCCAcctggaaaagaagaaatactTGGAATAGTTGATCTTCGAGGTTTTCGTACTGAGAATGCAGATCTTCggttcttgacatttttg TTTGATGTGTTCTACTTCTACTATCCAAAACGGCTAGGTCAAGTCCTCTTTGTAGAAGCTCCATCTGTGTTCAGACCACTATGGCAACTTACCAAGCCATTACTAAAATCGTATTCCTCTCTG gTGAGATTTTGTTCCGTAGATACAATAAAAAAGGAATACTTTACTGAAGCTACACTGCCCGCCATCTTTAAAGACTGA
- the LOC101207326 gene encoding CRAL-TRIO domain-containing protein C3H8.02 isoform X2 translates to MQLVLEVKEKLEREYSSLPLGRNGRDDEEMILWFLKDRKFSVEDTVAKLTRAINWRREFGVDELSEDKVKEMAETGKAFIHDFLDVNDRPVLLVVASKHLPAIHDPVEDEKLCVFYVEKALSKLPPGKEEILGIVDLRGFRTENADLRFLTFLFDVFYFYYPKRLGQVLFVEAPSVFRPLWQLTKPLLKSYSSLVRFCSVDTIKKEYFTEATLPAIFKD, encoded by the exons ATGCAGCTTGTCTTGGAAGTGAAGGAGAAACTCGAAAGAGAATATTCTAGTCTTCCTCTTGGTCGGAATGGAAGGGACGACGAAGAGATGATCCTCTGGTTTCTGAAGGACCGAAAGTTTTCTGTTGAAGACACGGTTGCAAAATTAACAAGAGCTATT AACTGGCGTCGGGAATTTGGAGTAGATGAATTGTCTGAagataaagtaaaagaaatggCTGAAACTGGGAAGGCATTCATCCATGATTTTCTTGATGTCAACGACCGGCCAGTACTCCTTGTCGTGGCTTCCAAGCATTTACCTGCA ATCCATGATCCTGTTGAGGATGAGAAATTGTGTGTGTTCTATGTAGAGAAGGCACTGAGCAAGCTTCCAcctggaaaagaagaaatactTGGAATAGTTGATCTTCGAGGTTTTCGTACTGAGAATGCAGATCTTCggttcttgacatttttg TTTGATGTGTTCTACTTCTACTATCCAAAACGGCTAGGTCAAGTCCTCTTTGTAGAAGCTCCATCTGTGTTCAGACCACTATGGCAACTTACCAAGCCATTACTAAAATCGTATTCCTCTCTG gTGAGATTTTGTTCCGTAGATACAATAAAAAAGGAATACTTTACTGAAGCTACACTGCCCGCCATCTTTAAAGACTGA
- the LOC101207575 gene encoding protein MODIFIER OF SNC1 1 isoform X1 — protein MTSSMLSGERRWTSARRGGMTVLGKVAVPKPINLPSQRLENHGLDPNVEIVPKGTLSWGNKSTSSATNAWGSSSVSPNTDSASGSPSHLCGRPSSAGGGTRPSTAGSDRSHEPHANAWGPSSRPSSASGPVTLNHASLTSLRPHSAETKSSSSQLSRFAETSENPVAWNSAVTTEKVGTMACKSDGFSLTSGDFPTLGSEKECVGKDAESQDNGFNGGATVKERTGTSAIDDPKNVTTTVASANSWRSDNLPHNDDGSRPNVEKWLGHPQSYPGANIPPPHYDAWHGSPVNNPQGGVWYRGPPQGGPPYRTPVAPGNFPMDPFLYYPPQIPPGGLPNPQPPHGTGPMGHHPKTGDIYRPPMHDGFIHPGMPIRPGFYPGPVSYDGYYRPPMGYCNSNDRDAPFMGMPAGPAGPGVYNRFSGQGQSASEPVSSHGVSGGKGMVPDQVESGLPCDNQGPYKVLLKQQGNNGKNDEKDRINSTTTNQLVLEKADQQRVSSWENEWDHKKEVDLRRRKLGVEPYSQASANQEAQSSESMKVKSHGNTGTGDGLLEKADAAASGFSEVPKSLATSTKDSSLIQKIEGLNAKARASDVRHDAAPICSREEPDEFQSDDKHSDHVVAHEVGVGAVFPENRDFNEVIDPASSELRLSTVDRNVKIHSGAPVHRRPNRGMQGRSDHHGRGKANSQEVDGWHKRPLLDSPGMMTTPNQESSVLARDHNALGALNKVKPFSSDSHGDGPAPSTGDSKDSQAQRTKMRELAKQRTKQLQEEEEERTRKQKARALAKLEELNRRTVSGEGPNQGSEADNDAVRNKLEEPHRTLGTISEEHTTVSDQHVAANDSESTMCTNKHSPIVSGDTSSKKPSSGNKEQAVAHIELRSLEQELSISDGAQNKNAYEVNGGGASLKHKRTGNKQKPNISSEKTEKIPHLIKESKGQIVVDDIHTVEESSNIITDSIAEPSTHARKKNNKSGKNRHKVEEALISAPSPQISKHANLTTENDKPKASQPVLDPPSDPQPPINRDESQFRELLPQLPVVETLGRGNGQWKSQHSRRVARNAQNRPGEKINGSDSVMWAPVRSVHKSEVTDETVPKNEAESVASSVKIDNQVQNIPKNKRAEREIYVPKPVAKEMAQQGTIHQDTSTISQAPDDNKADSSSQSSDNTKSAGAVSGNVGFSADHRNGDGRQPKQSKAHSSWQRRGATEHGQGLQDQPSYVSNAGNYVQKTNEYQLPEKATGSSTNEFVSQVDEWDPPEGWNDPNYSASIPPATAAIGRDQGVTGRGKRSQSKGHKGVGNNYDLNEKKHRGGDNEKISSEFEVLEADQKDVSAAAKENRGVGERSTSHWQPKSRMVQPHNHQNVDGEAAQTNKIGSRQFSHRTKTTDDLAQNQYDTSSGARTIPEEGSNVGHHVARGEKKVSSRKERPYSPNQGSIHTVEAAPVNTDVRREQQMPTFYHKGGENNNRYGRGSESRRERNTSQHHKQQQQQQQHCPPANRDRQRQNQQYEYQPVGPHNNKPNMDRPKDTTQHSGSRYVERGQQGQSRRDGGNFYKQQGGPV, from the exons ATGACATCAAGTATGTTGAGTGGAGAAAGAAG GTGGACATCAGCCAGACGAGGTGGGATGACTGTTTTAGGAAAGGTTGCTGTTCCAAAACCTATTAACTTACCCAGTCAAAG GTTAGAAAACCATGGCTTGGACCCAAATGTGGAAATTGTACCCAA GGGTACCCTCAGTTGGGGCAATAAATCAACTTCATCGGCAACAAATGCATGGGGTTCTTCATCCGTTTCTCCAAATACAGATAGTGCTTCTGGTTCGCCAAGCCATCTCTGTGGTCGCCCTTCATCTGCTGGAGGTGGCACTCGTCCATCAACAGCTGGGAGTGACAGGTCCCATGAACCTCATGCTAATGCATGGGGACCAAGTTCTAGACCATCGTCTGCCTCTGGGCCTGTGACATTGAACCATGCATCACTCACATCCTTGCGCCCTCACAGTGCTGAAACTAAATCTAGTAGCTCACAATTGTCACGATTTGCAGAAACTTCTGAAAATCCAGTGGCTTGGAATTCTGCTGTTACTACAGAGAAAGTG GGAACTATGGCATGTAAGAGTGATGGGTTTTCTTTGACATCTGGAGATTTTCCTACTCTGGGTTCAGAGAAAGAATGTGTAGGAAAGGATGCTGAGTCACAAG ATAACGGGTTTAATGGAGGAGCTACAGTGAAAGAAAGGACTGGGACTTCGGCAATTG ATGATCCTAAAAATGTGACTACAACTGTTGCAAGTGCTAATTCCTGGAGAAGTGATAATCTTCCACACAACGATGATGGATCTAGGCCAAATGTAGAGAAATGGCTGGGGCATCCCCAATCTTACCCTGGTGCAAATATCCCTCCCCCACATTATGATGCCTGGCATGGTTCTCCAGTAAACAATCCTCAAGGTGGTGTATGGTATAGAGGTCCTCCACAAGGAGGTCCTCCATACAGAACTCCAGTTGCTCCTGGTAATTTCCCTATGGATCCATTTCTGTATTACCCTCCACAGATTCCCCCTGGTGGTCTTCCCAATCCTCAGCCTCCTCATGGAACTGGACCCATGGGACATCATCCTAAAACTGGAGATATATACAGACCTCCTATGCATGATGGCTTTATTCACCCTGGCATGCCAATTAGACCTGGATTTTACCCAGGTCCAGTTTCCTATGACGGATATTATCGACCTCCCATGGGCTACTGCAATTCAAATGATAGAGATGCACCATTTATGGGAATGCCTGCTGGGCCTGCTGGACCTGGTGTTTACAACAGGTTCTCGGGCCAAGGCCAGAGTGCCTCTGAGCCTGTAAGTTCCCATGGTGTATCTGGTGGAAAGGGTATGGTTCCAGATCAAGTAGAATCTGGTCTTCCTTGCGATAATCAAGGACCATACAAGGTTCTTCTGAAACAGCAGGGAAACAATGGTAAGAACGACGAAAAAGATAGGATAAACTCAACAACCACCAATCAGTTGGTCCTTGAGAAGGCTGACCAACAGAGAGTGTCTTCATGGGAGAATGAATGGGATCATAAAAAGGAAGTTGATTTGAGAAGGAGAAAATTAGGGGTGGAGCCGTATTCTCAGGCTTCTGCCAACCAAGAAGCTCAGTCTTCTGAAAGTATGAAAGTCAAGTCTCATGGAAACACGGGGACTGGTGATGGTTTACTGGAAAAGGCAGATGCTGCTGCTTCTGGTTTCTCTGAAGTTCCCAAATCACTGGCTACTTCCACAAAAGATTCAAGTCTGATTCAGAAGATAGAGGGATTAAATGCAAAAGCACGGGCTTCTGATGTGCGACATGATGCTGCACCTATTTGTAGCAGGGAGGAGCCAGATGAGTTTCAATCTGATGATAAGCACTCTGATCATGTTGTTGCCCATGAAGTGGGTGTTGGTGCTGTTTTTCCCGAAAATAGAGATTTTAATGAAGTCATAGACCCTGCCTCCAGTGAATTACGCTTATCCACTGTGGATAGGAATGTTAAAATACACAGTGGAGCACCCGTCCACAG GAGGCCGAATCGTGGAATGCAAGGGAGAAGTGATCATCATGGCCGTGGAAAAGCCAATTCCCAGGAGGTTGATGGGTGGCATAAAAGACCTCTGTTGGACTCCCCAGGCATGATGACAACTCCCAACCAGGAAAGTTCGGTGCTTGCAAGAGACCACAATGCTTTAGGAGCTTTGAATAAGGTTAAGCCATTTTCTTCGGATAGCCATGGAGATGGACCTGCTCCATCCACAGGTGATTCAAAAGATAGTCAAGCTCAG CGTACAAAGATGAGAGAGCTAGCAAAGCAACGCACCAAACAATTGcaggaggaagaggaggaaaGGACTAGGAAACAGAAGGCTAGGGCCTTGGCAAAGCTTGAGGAGTTGAATAGACGTACAGTATCTGGGGAGGGGCCAAATCAGGGGTCTGAAGCTGATAATGATGCTGTAAGAAATAAGCTAGAAGAACCTCACAGAACACTTGGTACTATATCTGAAGAGCATACTACAGTTTCTGATCAGCACGTGGCTGCTAATGATAGCGAGTCAACTATGTGCACTAATAAACATTCTCCCATTGTATCAGGAGATACATCATCGAAGAAACCAAGTAGTGGCAATAAGGAGCAGGCTGTGGCACATATTGAATTGAGATCCTTGGAGCAGGAGCTAAGCATTTCTGATGGAGCTCAAAACAAGAATGCTTATGAGGTGAATGGGGGCGGTGCATCCTTGAAGCACAAGCGTACaggaaataaacaaaaaccaaatatttcATCTGAAAAGACTGAAAAGATTCCCCATTTAATAAAGGAATCAAAAGGTCAGATAGTTGTAGATGACATTCATACAGTTGAGGAGTCCAGCAATATCATTACAGATTCTATTGCCGAACCTTCAACTCatgcaagaaagaaaaataacaagaGTGGGAAGAACAGGCACAAAGTGGAAGAGGCCTTGATATCTGCACCATCACCTCAGATTTCAAAACATGCAAATCTTACAACGGAAAATGATAAACCAAAGGCTTCTCAACCTGTATTGGATCCACCTTCAGATCCACAACCGCCAATTAATAGGGATGAAAGTCAGTTCAGAGAGCTGCTACCCCAGTTGCCAGTTGTAGAGACACTTGGCAGAGGTAATGGTCAGTGGAAGTCCCAGCATTCTCGCAGGGTGGCAAGAAATGCTCAAAATAGACCAGGAGAAAAGATTAATGGTAGTGATTCTGTTATGTGGGCCCCTGTGAGATCTGTACACAAATCTGAGGTTACTGATGAAACTGTTCCGAAGAATGAAGCAGAGTCTGTTGCTTCATCTGTGAAGATTGATAATCAAGTGCAGAATATTCCAAAAAATAAGCGAGCTGAAAGGGAGATATATGTCCCGAAGCCAGTAGCCAAAGAAATGGCACAGCAAGGAACTATCCATCAAGATACTTCCACAATAAGCCAGGCACCAGATGATAATAAGGCAGATTCAAGCTCTCAAAGTTCTGATAATACTAAATCTGCTGGTGCTGTTTCGGGAAATGTGGGATTTTCCGCAGATCACAGGAACGGGGATGGTAGGCAACCTAAACAAAGCAAGGCACATTCATCGTGGCAGCGACGGGGAGCAACGGAACATGGGCAAGGCTTGCAAGATCAGCCATCTTATGTTTCCAATGCTGGTAATTATGtccaaaaaacaaatgaatatcAATTACCTGAGAAGGCCACCGGAAGCTCCACCAATGAGTTCGTGAGTCAGGTTGATGAGTGGGATCCACCAGAAGGATGGAATGATCCCAACTACTCGGCCTCTATCCCACCTGCCACTGCAGCTATTGGAAGAGACCAGGGAGTGACAGGCAGGGGAAAACGGTCTCAATCTAAGGGGCACAAGGGTGTAGGGAACAATTATGatctaaatgaaaagaagCATAGAGGTGGAGACAATGAAAAGATTTCTTCCGAATTCGAAGTGCTTGAGGCAGATCAGAAAGATGTATCTGCTGCTGCCAAAGAAAATAGGGGTGTTGGGGAACGTTCAACATCTCATTGGCAACCCAAATCGCGGATGGTCCAACCTCACAATCACCAAAATGTTGATGGTGAAGCTGCACAGACTAATAAAATAGGATCTAGGCAATTCTCACATCGCACAAAAACAACTGATGATTTAGCCCAAAACCAGTATGATACTTCCTCTGGTGCAAGAACCATCCCAGAAGAGGGATCAAATGTTGGTCATCATGTAGCCAGGGGAGAGAAGAAAGTTTCTTCCCGCAAGGAGCGTCCTTACTCCCCAAACCAAGGTTCTATCCATACTGTTGAGGCTGCTCCAGTAAATACAGATGTCAGGCGTGAGCAACAGATGCctacattttatcataaagGTGGTGAGAACAATAATCGTTATGGAAGAGGGTCAGAATCCCGTCGGGAAAGGAATACCTCTCAGCATCAtaagcagcagcagcagcagcagcagcattGTCCACCTGCTAATAGAGACAGGCAAAGACAAAATCAGCAGTACGAGTACCAACCAGTTGGGCCACACAATAATAAACCGAACATGGATAGACCTAAGGATACCACTCAACATTCAGGCTCAAGGTACGTGGAGAGGGGCCAACAAGGTCAGTCCAGAAGAGATGGTGGGAACTTTTACAAGCAACAAGGTGGACCAGTTTGA
- the LOC101207575 gene encoding protein MODIFIER OF SNC1 1 isoform X2 — protein MTSSMLSGERRWTSARRGGMTVLGKVAVPKPINLPSQRLENHGLDPNVEIVPKGTLSWGNKSTSSATNAWGSSSVSPNTDSASGSPSHLCGRPSSAGGGTRPSTAGSDRSHEPHANAWGPSSRPSSASGPVTLNHASLTSLRPHSAETKSSSSQLSRFAETSENPVAWNSAVTTEKVGTMACKSDGFSLTSGDFPTLGSEKECVGKDAESQDNGFNGGATVKERTGTSAIDDPKNVTTTVASANSWRSDNLPHNDDGSRPNVEKWLGHPQSYPGANIPPPHYDAWHGSPVNNPQGGVWYRGPPQGGPPYRTPVAPGNFPMDPFLYYPPQIPPGGLPNPQPPHGTGPMGHHPKTGDIYRPPMHDGFIHPGMPIRPGFYPGPVSYDGYYRPPMGYCNSNDRDAPFMGMPAGPAGPGVYNRFSGQGQSASEPVSSHGVSGGKGMVPDQVESGLPCDNQGPYKVLLKQQGNNGKNDEKDRINSTTTNQLVLEKADQQRVSSWENEWDHKKEVDLRRRKLGVEPYSQASANQEAQSSESMKVKSHGNTGTGDGLLEKADAAASGFSEVPKSLATSTKDSSLIQKIEGLNAKARASDVRHDAAPICSREEPDEFQSDDKHSDHVVAHEVGVGAVFPENRDFNEVIDPASSELRLSTVDRNVKIHSGAPVHRRPNRGMQGRSDHHGRGKANSQEVDGWHKRPLLDSPGMMTTPNQESSVLARDHNALGALNKVKPFSSDSHGDGPAPSTGDSKDSQAQRTKMRELAKQRTKQLQEEEEERTRKQKARALAKLEELNRRTVSGEGPNQGSEADNDAVRNKLEEPHRTLGDTSSKKPSSGNKEQAVAHIELRSLEQELSISDGAQNKNAYEVNGGGASLKHKRTGNKQKPNISSEKTEKIPHLIKESKGQIVVDDIHTVEESSNIITDSIAEPSTHARKKNNKSGKNRHKVEEALISAPSPQISKHANLTTENDKPKASQPVLDPPSDPQPPINRDESQFRELLPQLPVVETLGRGNGQWKSQHSRRVARNAQNRPGEKINGSDSVMWAPVRSVHKSEVTDETVPKNEAESVASSVKIDNQVQNIPKNKRAEREIYVPKPVAKEMAQQGTIHQDTSTISQAPDDNKADSSSQSSDNTKSAGAVSGNVGFSADHRNGDGRQPKQSKAHSSWQRRGATEHGQGLQDQPSYVSNAGNYVQKTNEYQLPEKATGSSTNEFVSQVDEWDPPEGWNDPNYSASIPPATAAIGRDQGVTGRGKRSQSKGHKGVGNNYDLNEKKHRGGDNEKISSEFEVLEADQKDVSAAAKENRGVGERSTSHWQPKSRMVQPHNHQNVDGEAAQTNKIGSRQFSHRTKTTDDLAQNQYDTSSGARTIPEEGSNVGHHVARGEKKVSSRKERPYSPNQGSIHTVEAAPVNTDVRREQQMPTFYHKGGENNNRYGRGSESRRERNTSQHHKQQQQQQQHCPPANRDRQRQNQQYEYQPVGPHNNKPNMDRPKDTTQHSGSRYVERGQQGQSRRDGGNFYKQQGGPV, from the exons ATGACATCAAGTATGTTGAGTGGAGAAAGAAG GTGGACATCAGCCAGACGAGGTGGGATGACTGTTTTAGGAAAGGTTGCTGTTCCAAAACCTATTAACTTACCCAGTCAAAG GTTAGAAAACCATGGCTTGGACCCAAATGTGGAAATTGTACCCAA GGGTACCCTCAGTTGGGGCAATAAATCAACTTCATCGGCAACAAATGCATGGGGTTCTTCATCCGTTTCTCCAAATACAGATAGTGCTTCTGGTTCGCCAAGCCATCTCTGTGGTCGCCCTTCATCTGCTGGAGGTGGCACTCGTCCATCAACAGCTGGGAGTGACAGGTCCCATGAACCTCATGCTAATGCATGGGGACCAAGTTCTAGACCATCGTCTGCCTCTGGGCCTGTGACATTGAACCATGCATCACTCACATCCTTGCGCCCTCACAGTGCTGAAACTAAATCTAGTAGCTCACAATTGTCACGATTTGCAGAAACTTCTGAAAATCCAGTGGCTTGGAATTCTGCTGTTACTACAGAGAAAGTG GGAACTATGGCATGTAAGAGTGATGGGTTTTCTTTGACATCTGGAGATTTTCCTACTCTGGGTTCAGAGAAAGAATGTGTAGGAAAGGATGCTGAGTCACAAG ATAACGGGTTTAATGGAGGAGCTACAGTGAAAGAAAGGACTGGGACTTCGGCAATTG ATGATCCTAAAAATGTGACTACAACTGTTGCAAGTGCTAATTCCTGGAGAAGTGATAATCTTCCACACAACGATGATGGATCTAGGCCAAATGTAGAGAAATGGCTGGGGCATCCCCAATCTTACCCTGGTGCAAATATCCCTCCCCCACATTATGATGCCTGGCATGGTTCTCCAGTAAACAATCCTCAAGGTGGTGTATGGTATAGAGGTCCTCCACAAGGAGGTCCTCCATACAGAACTCCAGTTGCTCCTGGTAATTTCCCTATGGATCCATTTCTGTATTACCCTCCACAGATTCCCCCTGGTGGTCTTCCCAATCCTCAGCCTCCTCATGGAACTGGACCCATGGGACATCATCCTAAAACTGGAGATATATACAGACCTCCTATGCATGATGGCTTTATTCACCCTGGCATGCCAATTAGACCTGGATTTTACCCAGGTCCAGTTTCCTATGACGGATATTATCGACCTCCCATGGGCTACTGCAATTCAAATGATAGAGATGCACCATTTATGGGAATGCCTGCTGGGCCTGCTGGACCTGGTGTTTACAACAGGTTCTCGGGCCAAGGCCAGAGTGCCTCTGAGCCTGTAAGTTCCCATGGTGTATCTGGTGGAAAGGGTATGGTTCCAGATCAAGTAGAATCTGGTCTTCCTTGCGATAATCAAGGACCATACAAGGTTCTTCTGAAACAGCAGGGAAACAATGGTAAGAACGACGAAAAAGATAGGATAAACTCAACAACCACCAATCAGTTGGTCCTTGAGAAGGCTGACCAACAGAGAGTGTCTTCATGGGAGAATGAATGGGATCATAAAAAGGAAGTTGATTTGAGAAGGAGAAAATTAGGGGTGGAGCCGTATTCTCAGGCTTCTGCCAACCAAGAAGCTCAGTCTTCTGAAAGTATGAAAGTCAAGTCTCATGGAAACACGGGGACTGGTGATGGTTTACTGGAAAAGGCAGATGCTGCTGCTTCTGGTTTCTCTGAAGTTCCCAAATCACTGGCTACTTCCACAAAAGATTCAAGTCTGATTCAGAAGATAGAGGGATTAAATGCAAAAGCACGGGCTTCTGATGTGCGACATGATGCTGCACCTATTTGTAGCAGGGAGGAGCCAGATGAGTTTCAATCTGATGATAAGCACTCTGATCATGTTGTTGCCCATGAAGTGGGTGTTGGTGCTGTTTTTCCCGAAAATAGAGATTTTAATGAAGTCATAGACCCTGCCTCCAGTGAATTACGCTTATCCACTGTGGATAGGAATGTTAAAATACACAGTGGAGCACCCGTCCACAG GAGGCCGAATCGTGGAATGCAAGGGAGAAGTGATCATCATGGCCGTGGAAAAGCCAATTCCCAGGAGGTTGATGGGTGGCATAAAAGACCTCTGTTGGACTCCCCAGGCATGATGACAACTCCCAACCAGGAAAGTTCGGTGCTTGCAAGAGACCACAATGCTTTAGGAGCTTTGAATAAGGTTAAGCCATTTTCTTCGGATAGCCATGGAGATGGACCTGCTCCATCCACAGGTGATTCAAAAGATAGTCAAGCTCAG CGTACAAAGATGAGAGAGCTAGCAAAGCAACGCACCAAACAATTGcaggaggaagaggaggaaaGGACTAGGAAACAGAAGGCTAGGGCCTTGGCAAAGCTTGAGGAGTTGAATAGACGTACAGTATCTGGGGAGGGGCCAAATCAGGGGTCTGAAGCTGATAATGATGCTGTAAGAAATAAGCTAGAAGAACCTCACAGAACACTTG GAGATACATCATCGAAGAAACCAAGTAGTGGCAATAAGGAGCAGGCTGTGGCACATATTGAATTGAGATCCTTGGAGCAGGAGCTAAGCATTTCTGATGGAGCTCAAAACAAGAATGCTTATGAGGTGAATGGGGGCGGTGCATCCTTGAAGCACAAGCGTACaggaaataaacaaaaaccaaatatttcATCTGAAAAGACTGAAAAGATTCCCCATTTAATAAAGGAATCAAAAGGTCAGATAGTTGTAGATGACATTCATACAGTTGAGGAGTCCAGCAATATCATTACAGATTCTATTGCCGAACCTTCAACTCatgcaagaaagaaaaataacaagaGTGGGAAGAACAGGCACAAAGTGGAAGAGGCCTTGATATCTGCACCATCACCTCAGATTTCAAAACATGCAAATCTTACAACGGAAAATGATAAACCAAAGGCTTCTCAACCTGTATTGGATCCACCTTCAGATCCACAACCGCCAATTAATAGGGATGAAAGTCAGTTCAGAGAGCTGCTACCCCAGTTGCCAGTTGTAGAGACACTTGGCAGAGGTAATGGTCAGTGGAAGTCCCAGCATTCTCGCAGGGTGGCAAGAAATGCTCAAAATAGACCAGGAGAAAAGATTAATGGTAGTGATTCTGTTATGTGGGCCCCTGTGAGATCTGTACACAAATCTGAGGTTACTGATGAAACTGTTCCGAAGAATGAAGCAGAGTCTGTTGCTTCATCTGTGAAGATTGATAATCAAGTGCAGAATATTCCAAAAAATAAGCGAGCTGAAAGGGAGATATATGTCCCGAAGCCAGTAGCCAAAGAAATGGCACAGCAAGGAACTATCCATCAAGATACTTCCACAATAAGCCAGGCACCAGATGATAATAAGGCAGATTCAAGCTCTCAAAGTTCTGATAATACTAAATCTGCTGGTGCTGTTTCGGGAAATGTGGGATTTTCCGCAGATCACAGGAACGGGGATGGTAGGCAACCTAAACAAAGCAAGGCACATTCATCGTGGCAGCGACGGGGAGCAACGGAACATGGGCAAGGCTTGCAAGATCAGCCATCTTATGTTTCCAATGCTGGTAATTATGtccaaaaaacaaatgaatatcAATTACCTGAGAAGGCCACCGGAAGCTCCACCAATGAGTTCGTGAGTCAGGTTGATGAGTGGGATCCACCAGAAGGATGGAATGATCCCAACTACTCGGCCTCTATCCCACCTGCCACTGCAGCTATTGGAAGAGACCAGGGAGTGACAGGCAGGGGAAAACGGTCTCAATCTAAGGGGCACAAGGGTGTAGGGAACAATTATGatctaaatgaaaagaagCATAGAGGTGGAGACAATGAAAAGATTTCTTCCGAATTCGAAGTGCTTGAGGCAGATCAGAAAGATGTATCTGCTGCTGCCAAAGAAAATAGGGGTGTTGGGGAACGTTCAACATCTCATTGGCAACCCAAATCGCGGATGGTCCAACCTCACAATCACCAAAATGTTGATGGTGAAGCTGCACAGACTAATAAAATAGGATCTAGGCAATTCTCACATCGCACAAAAACAACTGATGATTTAGCCCAAAACCAGTATGATACTTCCTCTGGTGCAAGAACCATCCCAGAAGAGGGATCAAATGTTGGTCATCATGTAGCCAGGGGAGAGAAGAAAGTTTCTTCCCGCAAGGAGCGTCCTTACTCCCCAAACCAAGGTTCTATCCATACTGTTGAGGCTGCTCCAGTAAATACAGATGTCAGGCGTGAGCAACAGATGCctacattttatcataaagGTGGTGAGAACAATAATCGTTATGGAAGAGGGTCAGAATCCCGTCGGGAAAGGAATACCTCTCAGCATCAtaagcagcagcagcagcagcagcagcattGTCCACCTGCTAATAGAGACAGGCAAAGACAAAATCAGCAGTACGAGTACCAACCAGTTGGGCCACACAATAATAAACCGAACATGGATAGACCTAAGGATACCACTCAACATTCAGGCTCAAGGTACGTGGAGAGGGGCCAACAAGGTCAGTCCAGAAGAGATGGTGGGAACTTTTACAAGCAACAAGGTGGACCAGTTTGA